CACACCCAGATTGGTCCTCAAGAAGGTTCTGGCCAAGTCTCAACGCGAAGGCGATGGGGCTGTTGTCAGAAGAGGCATTGGAAGGTACGCTTGCTTTCTATACATCCATCCATCTTgccttgatgaatgatgatgctttaatttggtttttttttattctcaGAAGCGAGTTGAAGAACTTGGATCCATTTTTGATGTTGGATCACTTCTCAGGTAACATCTCCATCTCCTTGCAACTTGCAAGCCCTGCCCTTCCCTTAGCTTCGTCGGTTTTTATATGACCCTGTTTGCATTGCGTGTTTTGCAGTATCCCCCCCTGGAGGATTCCCTGATCATCCCCACAGAGGTAGGTACATTATTTAATTTGACATGCCTCAAATATTGATTATCTATATCAATTCTCATTCTCTTGCGTGGATTTACAGGTTTTGAGACCGTTACCTACGTCCTAGaggtatatatatattactttccGTCTCTTGTCTCGTATAAATGTTAAAAGGCTGACACTCTTAGCTTGTTACAGGGGGGCATAACTCACCAAGATTTTGCAGGGCACCAGGGCACAATCAGAGCTGGCGATGTTCAGTGGATGACCGCAGGCAGGGGAATCATTCACTCTGAGATGCCTGCCCAACCAACCAACAACAACGGCTTGCAGCTATGGATCAACTTATCCGCCAACAACAAGATGTAAGAATTCACCAATTCAATTGAATAACATTGTTTCATcacattataattattattattctcatCTTCTCAGGATTGAACCCAACTACCAAGAACTTCTGAGCGAGAACATACCATCGGCAGAGCAGGAAGGGGTGGAGGTGAGAGTGATAGCAGGAGAAGCAATGGGGGTGCATTCCCCGGTCTATACTCGAACTCCAACCATGTTCCTTGACTTCACGCTACGTCCCGGAGCTGAGTTGCATCAGAGCATTCCGGAGACATGGAACTCCTTTGTATACGTCATTGAAGGTGAAGGAGTGTTCGGCTCTCCAACTTCATCGCCAACTGGCCCATACCATGTGCTGGTTCTGAGCCAAGGGGATGGCCTCAGCGtctggaacaacaacaacaactcctcTTCAAAGCCTCTCAGGTTTGTGCTCATTGGAGGCCAGCCACTGAACGAGCCCGTGGCTCAGTATGGCCCTTTTGTCATGAACACACAGTCTGAGATCGAAAAGACCATTGAGGACTATCAGTATTGCAGGAATGGCTTTGAGATGAGGAGGTATTGGACCTCTCTCTAGTTAGTGACCCACCCTACCACTTGATGTCTCATATCTGATCGATCCATCCATGTATCTCACGCTAGTGAAAtgcacaaattaaaaaatatctgcACAAGTCATTTTCCTTTTCAATGCGCTGAAAAGAAAGTTTGCTTATTCTGTCATTTTCATTTCTCTGTAGCCAGAGCTTCTAGAAGATCCATATTGCTGCTCACCATGGGGCAATTGTAGGCTATCACTAAAGTCATCACTCATGTCTCATCATGGATATATCACCCTATATTCACTATCTCCCCTTATAAGTAATCAATAAAAACTTCTTTTGTTATTGTTTGTGGTAGTTGACGATAGCAACCGCTACACATAAATTATTACTTCTTTTCTTCGATACAGTTCGAATTTTTAGGCATTTTTGTCATTCAAAGTTTGACGCTTGAAGCcttgtttttaaaaattaagagaGTTAAATTCCTAAGTCTGGTGTTTCCTTTTTGGGCCAAAAAATAATTAAGTCAAATTGGATCTTTCAGATTGACAACATAAGAAGTTTTTGCTGCTGGATTGGGATGTGGTATTGGTATGTGTATGGGTGTGGGATAACATCCACCCTAGAATTTTTGTATGTCTTTACGGTTGACCCTCCATCATAGACAGTGgtggagcttagttcagacaaggggtGGCCATGGcccccccaaactttttataaaaaacttagtacttttttaaaagataaaaaatagttcaattgacttaaatactttactatgacttaaagtatctaataagttcaataaacaacactctctctatctttaggttcaaatataaaatattagatatcttttatttatttaatttaatattattttatattttactatttatttaatttaattttttatatgataaaaaataatagaatattcaataagtattaatattattgtatttgtataaattgataaaaaaattcaataaatattataaattttaatatttgtccttctaacttcttatttatatattttacagaatatatattcaaatttttatataaaataataatgaaaaatcaaagaattgatacattttttaagaggaaggctaatatttaagaagaagaacatataacttttacaatatcaacacatgtagatagttcttctactttaatgaatcacgaagaaagtgagatataaccttcaaaagttcaaaaagttataTCTGATGACTTTAACTTTAACTTTTTAGAACGAGATCTTGAAAAAGGGTTTTAAATTTGGCAGTATCACTCAAACCAAagagatgagattagacgagcttatcttaaatgagttccatataaaaaaatattttgacaattattttctatttagccccccaaaattttgtttcaagttccgccactgaTCATAGAGTTTTAAGATTTTCTTATTAACATGATCTGTAGTTCGTCGCAATTTTGGCAAatgaaagataaatattttttctccTTTTAAAGGGAGAAATCGGCAACGTTAAGGAACCAGACATTTTGAATGAACTAAGCACATCTAAAAGTTGTACCAAATCTAAAAATGTCAAAATTCAAACCcaaaattattatacatattcACAAAAACTCGTTCAAAGCACATTCAAAAATGTAATCaccaaaattaaatgaaaatatatttaaaaaaatagaaaatagggtACTTTTAGATGCCATGCACAATGGTGATACAATTGTGACATAATTCAATAAAGGCAATTACTTTAATAAAGATatgaaaaatatcttctcatgataattttaatttaaatagtgtgatttatttattttgtcacattttaaataaatataatatttttataacatgaaaattaagtttcaaaatttatcatctaatatttaaaataaaatatctttatatgATGGTGACAAttataaaatcatcaataaaccAAAGATAGGGAGACTCGAAGTCTCGAACTCACGACCTCTAAGTAACTAtgaagagactatgccatttgagttatagctAGTTGGTTCTGCAATAGGGCTGACAATGGGTAGGATAGGATTTAGACTCTAATCCTACTCGCGGTTGGAAACTTTCTCAAAACTCTATTCTACCTTACCCGCGGGTttagaatctctcaaccctaaccggCTAACCCTACTCGCACTTTAAAGTTCTAAACCCTATCCTATCCGACCCTACccgcagaaaaaaaaatataaaattcaaccattccaaatttcatacatattaataaaatagaaaataaaaaactgattcaaattaaaattaaaaacaataaaatcttaaagaaatccaacataaaattacaaataatatgattaTCAACTAATTTAGTgattatttcaagtttttataaTAAGAAGATTGTGAGTACAAGACTCACTTTATTCACTACATAGAtaacttttacatatattatataatatattaaggaTGCGAGTATGATAGGGTAGGCCGGTAGAGTATACTCTAAATCCGTACCCTACCTACCTGCACTCTAACGGGTTGGTTCGGATTGGATACCCGCGGATGGGGTATATATTGACAGCCCTACTCTGCAATGCTTTTACAGATTGATTGTTAGCTAAAAATTGGCTAAATAATGTTTTCTTTTCACATTTACTTCTTTGTTGATTGATTGTTCAccgaaaaaaattgattttctagCAACACGTCTTTTAAATACAAAATGTTATACTTTATATTTctgtatcttttaaaaaaattgttatttatacattaaaattagttactaaaatcagccgctaatgtatttgtgtataaatatatgtgtgatttaatttattttcaatgtatatttatattccaagatgtattttatattgatagctgactttaataactaattttagtgtatacgtaACATAACtccttttaaaatatttatcatcTTAACTAGTTTCACAGTTGTTGCTTTATTTTATGCATATATAACAAAATAATCATATTATATGAAAAAAagttactaattatttttataaaaatatatattagaatgcataatgtttatatatttatctttataatcaaattttataaaaaaataataaaattaaagtcatatttatagaaaaaatatgaataagagtataaaaaatcaaaatataatgatagtaatttttttttgtattaataagTGGTTTGATTATACTGTtgttaaaatatttgattatttgtctgtaaaaaatttgattattttaataattaattattttactaaaaaactatataaaatgtgtataaatatatacaatacaaaataatttatttaacgaTTGAGTTTTagtatctttaaaatattaacaaaTGAATTAATAAACAGGTTGCTTAATTATAatacttatctatatatatatataaatcatacTTGATAAGGCCGAACCGGACCAGAATCTTTTAAGCTTTTACTACGCTATGGACAAACTTACTTTAGGTACACAGAAAGATCAAGCTAAGCCAATCTCACGCCGAAACAGGGAAATTCTAGCCCTTGAAAGCAGCCCACTTCGTCCCTCTATCCCGGAGTTACCTTAGCTTAAAGGAGCTCATCTAACTAAAATCAATTCCACGATTCAATCTTTCTTGTGAAACGTTCATATTATCCGCTAGGTATAGAACCGAAGCACCTCTTGAAGCGCCCCAACCCGCCCAGCGGCGCCCCTACCTCAACCAGTTATTCTATTATCCCGGAATAAGAACCTCCTCTAATCTCGGACGCATTTCTAATAGATATTCTTTATTGCCGCTACGGGCTCCAGAATCTGATATATATTCCAAGTGgtgtatttttttcttataataataGAAACTTTTATTACCAAAAAGGAAGATTTACTGCTCTTATGTCCACGTAAGAAATCTCCTTATTCAAATTACTTTACATAGGTATGTATTATTAGGTAAGGTATATCATGTCATCGAGACCGATGATATGTACGTGACTTTGTGCGTTTATTTGTTCAGATATGAGTAAAATTATAGTATAACACTCAATTCAgttattgtattttgtaatattttttaaaattataaaaatagaataatatgtCCGTCTCTATGTATTATATGTTTTAACGTAAAAGGGTTAATACGCACAGGACATATTATTCCGCTcctataattttaaaagatattacaaaatttaataactaaatattatactaaaattttttaatattcaaaGAAATTAGTCAAATTTGTGATGTGGTAATGTGAAGGCCGTCCAACCTGTCTTAAAAAAATAACCTATActgtcaaattaaaatttaaagttaactTTGGACCTCTAATTAACCAATAATCTAATACAAGAGAGTTCAGGACTCGATTTTCAATGTACTCAGGGTTTAGACATATATTTAGAGTTTGTGTTTATTCATCAACTTtagagctaaaaaggattcttCATGAAGATATAATAAAGCTCATTTGTTAAccggagaaaaaaaaaacaacgtaGTTAAAAACAAGCACCAAGTGAAACATataacaaagataaagataataaaaaattaatctaagccatctaaatttatttcatttaatattcattaattaattttaaataaaataaatttaaattatttaaactaattttttattgatttcctATCATTATCGTGTGACATATCATGATAAATCATAACGGTCACTCGGTGAGCACCAAAAACAAGTTCGCTCAATAGAACAAATCAAGAAATCAGCAAATCATTGAAAAATTTCACTTAACAAGATATAAATGGAAGTCTATTTCATTTGTTGCAATTACGTGCTCATTGTATCCAATTATACAATTATACTGGTTTTCTTAAATTGAAGATAACAGTTTTTTTAACTATATTATGACTTATAGCTGTAATTAAAGAACTCTCTCAAATCATATCCCTCGAATAACAAGCAAACCCATTTAATTAAATCAAACTGAATTAAAAAGGTGGCCCATGCACTAACTGAATATGAAAAAGAAGTCACCTTGAACAGCAAGAAAAATAGCTTTGGTTTTGCTTTGAGGTAGCATCCCCATTATTGACAAGACTCACCCGGTTGACAGATAATTCTGCTTTGTAGGTGTCCGAATTGAGAACTTTCCTGCTGACATTGTTGTATATCTCCCGAATAACCATCTCGAAAGCCGTCTTAACGTTTGTAGAGTCCAACGCAGAGGTTTCCATGAAAAACAAACCTTCTGCTTCTGCAAGACTTTTTCCTTCTTCAATGCTTACTGCCCGGATGTTGTCCAGATCACATTTGTTGCCTACAAGCATCATTGCTACCGTTGTGTCACAGTGAGCTGAAAGGTAGTTTAAATAAACTCAGAGAGTGAGATTTCACAAAACAAAGAATATTGAACTATTTGTTATCTAGATTATTTTCCATTAGCAACAGATGTGTAATTAATTTTATGGTAGGAGTACATAAGGAGTAAAAATATTTGTTAGGTGGTTACACCTAATGTATTCTCTATGTACTCCTACCACAAAATTAATTATACATCTATTACTAATGAAACATGATTTAGAAAAGACTATTGATATAAGCACCAAAGCAAACAAAAAAGCAGAGTTGAGAAAGAACAATTCAATCTAGCTACATCCAATAGTTTGTTCATAATTTATCTCTAACCTTTCTGTTTGACTTGGGAGATATATGTATATACCAGAGCTAAGTCAAGCATACACCTGATCTCTAACATGCATATTGGCTGTCTTATAAACACTAAGTTAATCATTTCACTAGAGTAGTTAATTTGTTAAGATGAAACAAAAGAACAGAAGCATGTATTATGCCAGTTAGCAACAGAAGACATTCTACAATTAAGGAAGTTAGGTATAATTATCCCTCCTAGTAAGTTATAGTCAATGCTATTATGCTCCATTCAAAATCAGACCATAATTTACAGTTAGAATAAAATTCAAGCTTAACATATATGTGAAATGTGAGCAGATTGAAGTGAACTGAATCGGATTAGTGTGTGGCATAGGAATAGATCTATTCAAGAGATCAAAAGAAAATACATAGAGTTGGATAGAGTTACTTTTAAGCTCATCCAGCCAGCGACCGACGCTATCGAAGGTGGTTCGGCGGGATATGTCGTAGACAATGAGAGCGCCCACTGCGCCACGATAGTAGGCGGAGGTGACGGCACGGAAGCGCTCCTGGCCGGCGGTGTCCCAAATCTGGGCCTTGACTTCCTTGTTGTCGATCTGGAGGCTTTGAGTTTGGAATTCAACGCCGATGGTGGCCTTAGAATGGAGGTTGAACTCGTTGCGAGCGTAGCGGGACAGAAGGTTGGACTTGCCGACGGCAGAGTCTCCGATTATGACGATCTTGAAGAGGTACTCTTCACCTCCCTCGTCCTCCGATGATGACATTGTTGCCCGATTAGATCAGATCACCTGCTGaattttgaaatagaataaaaaaatcagAAGAGTGGGGCTTTGCTTTTACTGTGCCTGACCTGTGATGTGCCGAGTGCCGACTACTAAAGACGAGAGAGCGGAGAGAGAGCGAGAAAGGGGAGGAGTTATAAAGATTCAAGTGGATGCGTCCAACCTGGCATCAGCACACCGCGTGTCTGTGGAGTACCATTTCCATTAGATAAAAACTCAATTGGAGTCATGGTTGAAAATCGTTAAATGGTTGGATTGatttgacaaaacttttatttAACGACGGTCAATTATTAGTCTTATGTGAAA
The sequence above is drawn from the Arachis hypogaea cultivar Tifrunner chromosome 4, arahy.Tifrunner.gnm2.J5K5, whole genome shotgun sequence genome and encodes:
- the LOC112745017 gene encoding pirin-like protein isoform X1; translation: MRGLIARHLHLLPFNRRITTNITTITMSASSSALSTPRLVLKKVLAKSQREGDGAVVRRGIGRSELKNLDPFLMLDHFSVSPPGGFPDHPHRGFETVTYVLEGGITHQDFAGHQGTIRAGDVQWMTAGRGIIHSEMPAQPTNNNGLQLWINLSANNKMIEPNYQELLSENIPSAEQEGVEVRVIAGEAMGVHSPVYTRTPTMFLDFTLRPGAELHQSIPETWNSFVYVIEGEGVFGSPTSSPTGPYHVLVLSQGDGLSVWNNNNNSSSKPLRFVLIGGQPLNEPVAQYGPFVMNTQSEIEKTIEDYQYCRNGFEMRRYWTSL
- the LOC112745017 gene encoding pirin-like protein isoform X2; this translates as MRGLIARHLHLLPFNRRITTNITTITMSASSSALSTPRLVLKKVLAKSQREGDGAVVRRGIGRSELKNLDPFLMLDHFSVSPPGGFPDHPHRGSLLQGGITHQDFAGHQGTIRAGDVQWMTAGRGIIHSEMPAQPTNNNGLQLWINLSANNKMIEPNYQELLSENIPSAEQEGVEVRVIAGEAMGVHSPVYTRTPTMFLDFTLRPGAELHQSIPETWNSFVYVIEGEGVFGSPTSSPTGPYHVLVLSQGDGLSVWNNNNNSSSKPLRFVLIGGQPLNEPVAQYGPFVMNTQSEIEKTIEDYQYCRNGFEMRRYWTSL
- the LOC112745018 gene encoding ras-related protein RABA5e-like, which encodes MSSSEDEGGEEYLFKIVIIGDSAVGKSNLLSRYARNEFNLHSKATIGVEFQTQSLQIDNKEVKAQIWDTAGQERFRAVTSAYYRGAVGALIVYDISRRTTFDSVGRWLDELKTHCDTTVAMMLVGNKCDLDNIRAVSIEEGKSLAEAEGLFFMETSALDSTNVKTAFEMVIREIYNNVSRKVLNSDTYKAELSVNRVSLVNNGDATSKQNQSYFSCCSR